Proteins co-encoded in one Falco rusticolus isolate bFalRus1 chromosome 14, bFalRus1.pri, whole genome shotgun sequence genomic window:
- the UBE2A gene encoding ubiquitin-conjugating enzyme E2 A produces MSTPARRRLMRDFKRLQEDPPAGVSGAPSENNIMVWNAVIFGPEGTPFEDGTFKLTIEFTEEYPNKPPTVRFVSKMFHPNVYADGSICLDILQNRWSPTYDVSSILTSIQSLLDEPNPNSPANSQAAQLYQENKREYEKRVSAIVEQSWRDC; encoded by the exons ATGTCCACTCCGGCCCGTAGGCGCCTCATGCGGGACTTCAAGAG GCTGCAGGAGGATCCCCCGGCCGGGGTGAGCGGGGCTCCCTCCGAGAACAACATCATGGTGTGGAACGCTGTCATCTTCGG gCCCGAGGGGACTCCGTTCGAGGACG GAACTTTCAAACTTACAATAGAATTCACAGAAGAATATCCGAATAAGCCACCTACTGTTAGATTTGTCTCTAAAATGTTTCATCCAAATG TCTATGCAGATGGTAGTATATGTCTGGATATTCTTCAGAATCGTTGGAGTCCGACTTACGATGTCTCCTCCATCTTAACATCCATACAG TCTCTATTGGATGAGCCAAATCCTAACAGTCCAGCAAACAGCCAGGCAGCTCAGCTATACCAAGAGAATAAGCGGGAATATGAAAAACGGGTTTCTGCAATAGTAGAACAGAGCTGGCGTGACTGTTGA